In Mycobacterium sp. ITM-2016-00317, the genomic window GTTCACGAGGTCGATGCGCTCGGTACGGAAACCGGTCACCAACGAAACCCGACCCGCCTCGACCGCTTCCCTGGACCGGACGCCCAGCGCGCCGCGCTGCGGGAGTTCGTCGGCGGCACCACCGCCGAAGGTGTCCCCCACCACCCCTCGGCGTAACAGCCACGTCACCGTCGTCGACGGATCGCGGCGCACCATCTCAGCGAGTTGGATCACCGCCGTCATCGCCGAATGTCCGCTGCCGACCACCGCCACGTGCTTGCCCGCCAGCGACGAGGCCTGCGCCGGCGTCGGCGGGACATAGGTGAGCACGCCCGCGGCTGCCGCACCGCGTTCCCCGATCGCCGGAACACCGTCGGCGCCTGCAGGATTGGGCTGACCCCAGGTGCCTGAGGCGTCGATGACCGCCCGGGCCTGCACCCGGTGCTCGATTCCGTCGGCACTGCTGACATGAACCACGAACGGTGTCTCGGCACGGCCCGGGCTGACCAGCCGATCCCGCCCGAGCCTGGATACGGCTTCGACTCGTGCGCCGTAATGCAGACACGGGCCGAGAGCCGTCGCCAACGGCGACAGATAGTCGTCTATCCACTCCCGGCCGGCCGGAAAGCCGGCGTCAGGAGCGGCCCATCCCGTCGCCGCCAACAGGCGGGCGGCCGCGGGATCCACCAGTTCGGGCCACGGCGAGAACATGCGCACATGCCCCCACTGCCCCACCGCCGCCCCTGGGCCCGTACCGGCCTCCAACACCACTGGTGTGAGGCCTCGCTCCAGCAGTTGAGCAGCCGCGGCCAACCCCAACGGACCGGCTCCGATCACCACGACGGGCAGTCTCGACACGCCTCGCCCCTCTCATCGACAACCTTCGATGGATGATCCTGCTTGATGCATCGAAGAGTGTCAATGTGTGTGCCATGCTGGAGCGCATGGCGACCGCTACCGCTTCCGTGACCACCGCTGACGTGGCTGCGTGCTGTTCCCCTCTGACGGGTGGCGTGCTGGACGCGGCCGCTGCCGAACGCCTCGCGTCGGTGTTCAAGGCGCTCGCCGAGCCGGCGCGGGTCAGACTGATATCCCTCATCGCGGCCGCGGACGGCGGTGAGGCATGCGTCTGCGACCTCACCGCACCGCTCGGCCTGAGTCAGCCCACGGTGTCACACCATATGAAGTTGCTCGTCGACAGCGGCCTGGTGAGCCGCGACCAACGCGGTAAATGGGCCTACTACCGCGTCAACTCGGAAGCGTTGGACCGCATCGCCACGGCGGTCTCGCCGCGCCCCCGCTGACGGACAGACCAGTACTCCGTCTCGGCGCCGCGAAATTGGTGACCGGACCCCCTCCGTGCCGCGATTAATCTTCTAGCAAACGCTGCGTGTCGATCGGTGGGACGGAGACTGCTGTGGAAGTTGACCCTGACGTATTGCGTGCCTTCGCCGGGCAGGTGGATATCGCGTCGGTCCGGATTCGCGAAGCAGATGTCGGGGGCAAGGTCGCTTCGGCCGCCGACGGGCTGGACGGGTCAAC contains:
- a CDS encoding metalloregulator ArsR/SmtB family transcription factor, whose protein sequence is MATATASVTTADVAACCSPLTGGVLDAAAAERLASVFKALAEPARVRLISLIAAADGGEACVCDLTAPLGLSQPTVSHHMKLLVDSGLVSRDQRGKWAYYRVNSEALDRIATAVSPRPR
- a CDS encoding NAD(P)-binding domain-containing protein, which codes for MSRLPVVVIGAGPLGLAAAAQLLERGLTPVVLEAGTGPGAAVGQWGHVRMFSPWPELVDPAAARLLAATGWAAPDAGFPAGREWIDDYLSPLATALGPCLHYGARVEAVSRLGRDRLVSPGRAETPFVVHVSSADGIEHRVQARAVIDASGTWGQPNPAGADGVPAIGERGAAAAGVLTYVPPTPAQASSLAGKHVAVVGSGHSAMTAVIQLAEMVRRDPSTTVTWLLRRGVVGDTFGGGAADELPQRGALGVRSREAVEAGRVSLVTGFRTERIDLVNGRAVVTAEDGRALSPADHVVTLTGFRPDLSFLSEMRIELDPILQAPVRLAPSIDPNAHSCGSVLPHGAAELAHPEPNLYIVGMKSYGRAPTFLAMTGYEQVRSIAAELAGDHEAARRVELTLPDTGVCNGAGLFDSPEAENAGGGCCGPTPTSPPSSVQPLAMPGTPLGG